A part of Methanomassiliicoccales archaeon genomic DNA contains:
- a CDS encoding aquaporin, with translation MATLKQNLTAEFLGSMFLVIVAIGSTILPIEVFHADVGIAVFMNALAVAMVLYALIETFSPISGAHFNPAVTLSLYISKDIPAKKAALYILVQMIGGFIGLLATHLMFWDVNDALLTISDNSKTPSLYFAEFVGTFALLSVIYGCVRAGSRNTSLAVAFVVGGLLITTSSTMYANPMVTFARVFTYAICGITPGDAVVFMIAEIAGAIVAAAVIGKMLYPRKLEKVCSPFECPPKLIDIK, from the coding sequence ATGGCCACACTTAAACAGAATCTGACAGCAGAGTTCTTAGGATCGATGTTCCTGGTAATCGTGGCCATCGGTTCCACGATCCTCCCGATCGAGGTATTCCATGCCGATGTCGGGATAGCGGTGTTCATGAACGCCCTGGCGGTGGCTATGGTCCTTTACGCCCTGATCGAGACGTTCTCTCCGATATCCGGAGCGCATTTCAATCCTGCCGTGACGCTATCACTCTACATATCAAAGGACATCCCTGCGAAGAAGGCCGCTCTCTACATCCTTGTCCAGATGATAGGAGGATTCATAGGGCTGCTCGCGACGCACCTAATGTTCTGGGACGTCAACGATGCCCTTTTGACGATAAGCGACAACTCGAAGACGCCCTCCCTTTATTTTGCGGAGTTCGTTGGGACGTTCGCCCTATTGTCCGTCATCTACGGCTGCGTCCGGGCCGGGTCAAGGAACACATCGTTGGCGGTGGCCTTTGTGGTCGGGGGGCTCCTTATAACGACCTCCTCCACCATGTACGCGAACCCGATGGTCACGTTCGCACGGGTCTTCACGTATGCGATCTGCGGCATCACGCCTGGTGATGCGGTGGTGTTCATGATTGCCGAGATAGCGGGGGCAATAGTGGCGGCGGCAGTGATAGGCAAGATGCTGTATCCGAGGAAGCTTGAGAAGGTATGTTCACCGTTCGAATGTCCTCCGAAGCTCATCGATATCAAATGA
- a CDS encoding PAS domain S-box protein, whose product MNDNGPNDEIRILLIDDEPNLLEMSQELLAEVGRFEVKGVMSAPQGLSALATERFDAVVCDYEMPGMNGINLLQTLRAGGSKVPFILFTGKGREEVVIQALNSGADFYLQKGGDVRATFTELAHKVRTAVGTRRAEEALRESEYRYKGLVERTPDMIWEIDTNGTLLYVSPQARPLLGFEPHEAMGRSLFDFIERDEVERVQGILRASILGDKSHKVMEVKARSKAGELRTIEIRSLPKTDTDGRLLGFIGLARDVTEKKRYQEMLLHSNQLMSYIIEHARSAIAVHDREMRYIYVSESYLRQYNVKDKDVIGKHHYEVFPDLPQKWRDVHQRVLAGEVMSAQDDPYVREDGTVLWTDWECRPWYDADGKIGGLIVYTEVINDRKRFDQELRANQEKLEEAMHLAKLANWEYDVVKNEMILNDWFYRMMGTSAEEVGGYKLTPEQYVKMFVYPDDAEIVSNRFKMGSKELGPDLRGYLEHRVVRWDGEVRTVHASYHAFKDKASGRVVRVLGAIQDVEERALSNKALKEVHKHLGTLSQITEHDVQNKILVVLGNLELVRRKAKDKDLEKYLAMVEAAVKDIELQLRFMRTYIEVGQGAQGWQRLSALVPESPSNEVIIVDDLNGYEVYADHMLGKVFANLVDNSIRHGGHVRRIELRAVVEDDKLKVIYTDDGVGISDEERRTLFTPGAGHHTGFGMFLSKEILNITGLSIEERGTDGNGARFEVIVPMGKWRRVV is encoded by the coding sequence ATGAACGACAACGGCCCGAACGACGAAATCAGGATCCTCCTGATCGATGACGAGCCGAACCTGCTCGAAATGTCACAGGAACTGCTGGCCGAGGTCGGAAGATTTGAGGTCAAGGGAGTAATGTCCGCCCCGCAGGGATTGAGCGCCCTTGCGACCGAGAGGTTCGATGCTGTCGTGTGTGACTATGAGATGCCCGGCATGAACGGGATAAACCTGCTCCAGACCCTCAGAGCAGGGGGTTCCAAGGTACCGTTCATCCTTTTCACCGGAAAAGGGAGAGAGGAGGTCGTCATACAGGCCTTGAACAGCGGTGCTGATTTCTACCTGCAGAAAGGAGGGGACGTCAGGGCGACCTTCACCGAGCTCGCGCACAAGGTCCGCACGGCCGTGGGGACGAGAAGGGCAGAGGAGGCCCTCAGGGAGAGCGAATACAGGTATAAGGGGCTGGTCGAGAGGACCCCGGACATGATCTGGGAGATCGACACGAACGGGACATTGTTATATGTGAGCCCTCAGGCCAGACCTTTGCTCGGTTTCGAGCCCCATGAGGCCATGGGAAGGTCTCTTTTTGATTTCATCGAGAGGGATGAGGTCGAGAGGGTGCAGGGTATCCTGAGGGCCAGTATCCTTGGCGACAAGAGCCACAAGGTGATGGAGGTCAAGGCAAGGTCCAAGGCGGGCGAACTTCGAACTATAGAGATAAGGTCGTTGCCGAAGACCGACACGGATGGCAGATTACTAGGATTCATAGGCCTTGCCAGGGACGTCACCGAGAAGAAGCGCTATCAGGAGATGCTGCTGCATTCCAATCAACTTATGAGCTACATAATCGAGCATGCGAGGAGCGCTATCGCCGTCCATGACCGTGAGATGAGATACATCTACGTGAGCGAGAGCTATCTCCGGCAGTACAACGTCAAGGACAAGGATGTGATCGGGAAGCATCACTATGAGGTCTTCCCAGACCTTCCGCAGAAATGGCGGGATGTTCACCAACGGGTCCTTGCGGGGGAGGTGATGTCGGCTCAGGACGACCCCTATGTAAGAGAGGACGGGACCGTGCTCTGGACCGATTGGGAGTGCCGGCCTTGGTATGATGCCGATGGAAAGATCGGGGGATTGATCGTCTACACCGAGGTCATCAACGACAGGAAAAGGTTCGATCAGGAGCTGAGGGCGAATCAGGAAAAGCTTGAAGAGGCCATGCATCTTGCCAAGCTGGCTAACTGGGAATATGATGTGGTCAAGAACGAGATGATCCTGAACGATTGGTTCTACCGCATGATGGGCACAAGCGCTGAAGAGGTCGGCGGTTACAAGCTCACGCCTGAGCAGTATGTTAAGATGTTCGTCTATCCAGATGACGCAGAGATCGTCAGTAACCGTTTCAAGATGGGGAGCAAGGAGCTCGGACCGGACCTCAGAGGTTATCTGGAGCACAGGGTCGTACGCTGGGACGGCGAGGTGAGGACCGTCCATGCCAGCTATCATGCCTTTAAAGATAAGGCATCCGGAAGGGTGGTAAGGGTCCTCGGAGCGATCCAGGATGTCGAGGAACGTGCGTTGTCCAATAAAGCATTGAAGGAGGTCCATAAGCACCTCGGGACCCTGTCGCAGATTACGGAGCATGACGTGCAGAACAAGATCCTTGTGGTCCTTGGCAATCTCGAGCTTGTAAGGAGGAAGGCCAAGGACAAGGACCTAGAGAAATACCTGGCAATGGTGGAGGCCGCCGTGAAGGACATCGAACTGCAGCTCAGGTTCATGAGGACCTATATCGAGGTCGGGCAAGGGGCACAGGGCTGGCAGAGATTAAGTGCCCTGGTCCCTGAGAGCCCTTCCAACGAGGTGATCATCGTGGATGACCTGAACGGGTATGAGGTCTACGCGGACCATATGCTCGGCAAGGTCTTCGCGAACCTTGTCGATAATTCGATAAGACATGGTGGCCACGTGCGCAGGATTGAGCTCAGGGCGGTCGTGGAAGATGATAAGTTGAAGGTGATCTACACCGATGACGGCGTCGGCATCTCCGATGAGGAAAGGAGGACCCTTTTCACGCCTGGGGCCGGACATCACACCGGCTTCGGCATGTTCCTCTCCAAAGAGATATTGAACATCACCGGGCTGAGCATCGAGGAGCGAGGGACCGATGGTAACGGTGCAAGGTTCGAGGTGATCGTCCCTATGGGGAAATGGCGCCGCGTCGTCTGA